Proteins encoded by one window of Methanobacterium sp. CWC-01:
- a CDS encoding zinc ribbon domain-containing protein, translating into MKCTNCGQENDDDAKFCEHCGSRLSSPTVDQKPPVKPVKEGWSTSSKVIVIGLVILIIILGVTLGVLLKSNNPTTTNTTPTISMSTGIPLAEVPALAQTINQNGVDFTTINFGGVTLDQNQCLYITARAIVMINNGETGNIPINQYGDPDDPYGTITSATIAKSDYVNMAQRTYQWMDNNGDAPNYGGIYTAGQPDLSTYNMLKLYSKILTEYKNTGQLPAAITIP; encoded by the coding sequence GTGAAATGCACAAATTGTGGCCAGGAAAATGATGATGACGCTAAATTCTGTGAACACTGCGGATCCAGATTATCTAGTCCGACTGTAGACCAGAAGCCCCCCGTAAAACCAGTAAAGGAGGGTTGGAGTACTTCTTCTAAGGTTATAGTGATCGGACTGGTTATCTTGATAATAATTCTCGGTGTAACATTAGGGGTTCTTTTAAAATCCAATAACCCCACCACAACTAATACCACTCCCACCATAAGCATGAGTACCGGAATTCCCCTAGCAGAAGTACCAGCGCTTGCCCAAACCATAAACCAGAATGGGGTGGATTTCACGACGATTAACTTCGGTGGAGTAACCTTAGACCAGAATCAATGTCTGTATATCACGGCTCGGGCCATTGTGATGATAAACAACGGTGAAACCGGTAACATCCCCATCAATCAGTATGGAGATCCTGATGATCCCTATGGAACCATCACCTCGGCCACCATAGCTAAAAGTGACTATGTAAATATGGCTCAAAGAACCTACCAGTGGATGGATAATAATGGTGATGCACCCAACTATGGCGGGATTTACACCGCCGGACAACCTGATCTGTCTACTTACAACATGCTGAAATTGTATTCCAAAATTTTAACAGAATACAAGAACACTGGACAGCTACCGGCAGCGATTACAATACCATAA
- a CDS encoding DUF2085 domain-containing protein: MREIEKSCSSFPRDTLTLNNLRHFSQLICHRIPERTFKINGRYFPVCSRCTGFYIAGFSYFIYVYLFYVNYTSFIIFLAFLMMIPAFIDGITQFYELRESNNVIRFFTGLMGGVGLAIILKAIKWMIFISLS; encoded by the coding sequence ATGAGAGAAATAGAGAAATCATGTTCAAGTTTTCCAAGGGATACTTTAACCTTAAATAATTTGAGGCACTTTAGTCAGTTAATCTGCCATCGTATTCCGGAAAGAACCTTTAAAATCAACGGAAGATATTTCCCAGTTTGTTCCAGATGTACTGGGTTTTACATAGCTGGATTTTCATATTTTATTTATGTGTACCTTTTTTATGTTAATTATACATCCTTTATTATATTTTTAGCATTTTTAATGATGATTCCAGCCTTTATAGATGGTATAACTCAATTTTACGAGTTAAGAGAAAGTAATAATGTTATAAGATTTTTCACTGGACTTATGGGAGGTGTTGGATTAGCTATTATTTTAAAGGCAATAAAATGGATGATTTTTATCAGTTTAAGTTGA
- a CDS encoding zinc ribbon domain-containing protein produces the protein MTKVCTQCKTENPDDSDFCKNCGTNLKNVSAAKKSSRSGPGGWWGEQTNLVKALSIIGVCCLGIIIIFGISAILSPDSNTSTTTTTPTTTTTTPTDSAEMSESEYLDKAQLWSKDIKDTLDDITYTAENYATLSDSTIISMLESDQATVKKVIREMESITPPSKFASVHATTLSAYRDIDQALTYEIRGVENVNADDIEQATSYIQSATSKITQATNEIENM, from the coding sequence ATGACAAAAGTTTGTACACAATGCAAAACAGAAAATCCAGATGATTCTGATTTCTGCAAAAACTGTGGAACTAATTTAAAAAATGTTTCTGCTGCTAAAAAAAGTTCAAGAAGTGGACCTGGGGGCTGGTGGGGAGAACAGACTAATCTTGTCAAAGCTTTGAGTATAATTGGGGTTTGTTGTTTAGGAATCATAATAATATTTGGAATTAGTGCAATCCTTTCCCCTGATAGTAATACTAGTACCACGACAACAACTCCCACTACAACTACTACTACTCCCACTGATTCTGCAGAAATGAGTGAATCAGAATATTTAGACAAAGCACAACTCTGGTCTAAAGACATTAAAGATACGCTTGATGATATTACCTACACAGCTGAAAATTATGCCACACTATCCGATAGCACAATAATATCGATGCTTGAAAGCGATCAGGCAACGGTAAAAAAAGTAATACGAGAAATGGAATCCATTACTCCACCATCTAAATTTGCTAGTGTACACGCTACTACTCTTTCTGCTTATAGAGATATCGATCAGGCTCTTACTTACGAAATAAGAGGGGTAGAAAATGTTAACGCAGATGATATTGAGCAAGCCACAAGTTATATTCAATCAGCTACTTCAAAAATCACGCAAGCAACCAATGAAATAGAGAATATGTAA
- a CDS encoding zinc ribbon domain-containing protein, with protein sequence MENGLEQTINCTNCNATVPEETKFCTECGKPIEQVSTMQTAINNLSCPQCKAEIDAGLNFCPECGLKIEQLSTSVQVTTCPKCFTDVEPGLRFCTECGTKIEQISTSVQVTTCPKCFTDVEPGIRFCTECGEKIGQTSANHATCPKCYAETQPGLRFCTECGTSLEVKQKSKNNIGGELKKLREKHGKSIPPKDETVDSVVKSGKGLMKGLGGFLDKTAVELDKNINQASKKGQGTQSYEISQKLKERREKTISKPGYLVCNSCGGYYELQPGENPDDYSDECDCGGNLKHQKNLT encoded by the coding sequence ATGGAGAATGGTCTAGAACAGACTATTAACTGTACTAATTGCAATGCTACTGTTCCTGAAGAAACTAAGTTCTGCACTGAATGTGGTAAACCCATAGAACAAGTCTCTACTATGCAGACTGCCATAAACAATTTATCATGTCCCCAATGTAAAGCAGAAATCGATGCAGGACTGAACTTTTGCCCAGAATGTGGATTAAAAATTGAGCAGTTGTCCACATCTGTTCAAGTTACAACATGTCCTAAGTGCTTTACTGATGTTGAACCAGGTTTACGGTTTTGTACTGAATGTGGAACGAAGATTGAGCAGATTTCTACATCTGTTCAAGTTACAACATGTCCTAAGTGCTTTACTGATGTTGAACCGGGGATTAGGTTTTGTACAGAGTGCGGAGAAAAAATTGGGCAGACATCTGCAAATCATGCTACCTGTCCAAAGTGTTATGCTGAAACACAGCCTGGGTTACGATTCTGTACGGAATGTGGTACTTCTCTTGAGGTAAAACAAAAATCTAAGAACAATATAGGTGGAGAACTTAAAAAATTACGGGAAAAGCATGGTAAATCCATTCCTCCAAAAGATGAAACTGTAGATTCTGTGGTAAAATCCGGTAAGGGATTAATGAAGGGATTAGGTGGATTTTTGGATAAAACCGCTGTTGAGTTGGATAAAAACATAAACCAAGCAAGTAAAAAGGGCCAAGGCACTCAAAGTTACGAAATTAGTCAAAAACTCAAAGAACGTAGGGAAAAAACAATATCTAAGCCAGGATATTTGGTTTGTAACTCTTGTGGGGGCTATTACGAATTACAACCCGGAGAGAATCCAGACGATTACAGTGATGAATGTGACTGCGGTGGAAATTTAAAACATCAAAAAAACCTGACTTAA
- a CDS encoding M48 family metallopeptidase, whose amino-acid sequence MERKKLLLLNPKEYEHEFDRAALETLEGTPGLEKLARKFNKHAVERYFRLMYTGSYLKVNENNFPDVYQKLEEACANLYVKHLPELYIQWDYSINGFTTGSEKPLVVLTSGAVDLLSPDELLYLIGHEVGHIKSGHMLYHEMAIVLPFLGDIIGSATLGIGSLVSTGVELSLLYWYRMSELTADRAGLLACQNPDAAYSALMKMAGVPKNFFEKINQDDFIQQARDFKSFDYNAMDKIGKTILISVQDHPWTVMRASELLKWVESERYEKLLELHGKDNLEELEISCQKCGHKLKGNETFCGVCGSKVWKR is encoded by the coding sequence ATGGAGAGAAAAAAATTACTATTATTGAATCCTAAGGAATATGAACACGAATTTGACCGCGCTGCGTTGGAAACTTTAGAGGGAACCCCTGGTTTGGAAAAATTAGCTAGAAAATTCAATAAACATGCTGTGGAAAGGTATTTCAGGTTAATGTACACGGGTAGCTATTTAAAGGTTAATGAAAACAATTTTCCAGATGTTTATCAAAAGTTAGAGGAAGCCTGTGCTAATCTATATGTTAAACACCTTCCAGAACTCTACATCCAATGGGATTATAGCATTAATGGATTTACAACTGGGTCAGAAAAACCTTTAGTGGTTCTTACTTCTGGAGCAGTAGACTTATTATCTCCTGACGAGTTGTTATATCTTATTGGCCACGAAGTTGGTCATATAAAAAGTGGACATATGTTGTATCACGAAATGGCTATTGTTTTACCATTTTTGGGGGATATTATTGGTTCAGCTACACTGGGCATAGGTTCCCTAGTCTCTACTGGAGTAGAATTATCTTTACTTTACTGGTACAGGATGTCCGAATTGACAGCCGATCGAGCCGGACTTTTAGCATGCCAAAATCCTGATGCAGCATATTCTGCTTTAATGAAAATGGCGGGTGTTCCCAAGAATTTCTTTGAAAAAATAAACCAGGATGACTTTATTCAGCAAGCCCGTGACTTTAAAAGTTTTGATTATAACGCAATGGATAAAATCGGTAAGACCATTCTGATTAGTGTTCAAGATCACCCCTGGACAGTTATGAGGGCGTCAGAACTTTTAAAATGGGTGGAATCAGAACGTTATGAAAAACTCTTAGAGTTACATGGTAAAGACAATTTAGAAGAACTGGAGATATCTTGTCAAAAATGTGGCCATAAACTTAAGGGTAACGAAACCTTCTGTGGAGTGTGCGGATCCAAAGTCTGGAAAAGGTAA
- a CDS encoding phospholipase D-like domain-containing protein, which produces MEIPEDKLELIETIRKYRKSKEYEDLLLEENKKLKEDNKELKSIIEDLSSEIIEYHNLLDEVKRLKADNRILEQANEDLKKQCGVIVTTPHSTRSVIAEIRDNLSEAKNEVLVCSPWITYLLEEFAQFKRGVKLKVVINFRKEDIESGITDLDKIRVLRRLGAEIRYNNDLHAKMIFIDEETAIISSANLTKRGLSVNYEAGVIIKNKEHVQNALKFFNGVWEESLPLSEDMVQEMSR; this is translated from the coding sequence ATGGAAATTCCTGAGGATAAACTGGAGTTAATTGAAACTATCAGGAAATACAGAAAATCTAAGGAATATGAGGATCTATTACTTGAAGAGAATAAGAAGTTAAAAGAAGATAATAAAGAACTTAAAAGTATAATAGAAGACTTAAGCAGTGAAATCATAGAATATCACAATCTTTTAGATGAAGTAAAAAGATTAAAGGCGGATAATAGGATCTTAGAACAGGCAAATGAAGACTTGAAAAAACAGTGCGGAGTTATAGTCACCACTCCCCATTCTACACGTTCAGTGATAGCCGAAATTAGAGATAATTTATCTGAAGCCAAAAATGAGGTTTTAGTCTGCTCACCCTGGATTACTTACTTGTTAGAAGAGTTTGCTCAGTTCAAAAGAGGCGTAAAACTCAAGGTGGTTATTAATTTCCGAAAAGAAGATATTGAATCAGGTATTACCGATCTAGACAAAATTAGAGTTTTAAGGAGGTTGGGGGCAGAGATACGTTACAATAATGATCTTCATGCCAAGATGATCTTCATCGATGAAGAAACTGCCATTATTTCTTCAGCTAACCTTACTAAGAGGGGTCTTTCTGTTAACTATGAGGCCGGAGTTATCATAAAGAACAAAGAGCATGTCCAGAATGCCCTGAAATTTTTCAATGGAGTGTGGGAGGAAAGCCTGCCTTTATCTGAGGACATGGTCCAGGAGATGAGTAGATAA